Genomic segment of Desulfuromonas sp.:
GAGTTCCGATGCCCCGTCAACGCCTGGTTAACGTTCAGGACAAGTTGCCTCGACTCCAGCAGACATGAGTCGATAGCATGATACCGCTGCAGAACCTGCTCAACGGCATGGGATAATTCGTCCATGACAAAATCGAGATGCCGGATCTGTAATTCACAGACATCGACCAATAGCCGATTCAAGACATCATTATTTTCAAGTTCCTCATGTTGTAGAGACCGATTCAATTCCTCACGCAGGTCGGCAAAGGCTTCATTGACATGGAAAATTTTCTGGCGGGTAATATCATCGAACTGGAGCCACGAAACGATATTGTCAATATGCCCGTCAATGGCCGTCCCTATTCTGGCTAAATCATTGGCTTCCGAATTATCCAGAACATTGAGTGGCTTCAATCCCCGTGAAAGGTCAACCTTTTCCTCGAGAATCTTTTGCTGAACACCTGTTTTATGTTTCAGGTATTGAAATGACTCTTCAGATTTCTTGGTTTGTTCGCGCAGATTATTATGCAGCTGGACAATAGCGTCGAGATGTACTGTTGTCGTTTTTTCGCTGTTGACTGTTTGCGAATCTGACGCACCCGGGGCGAGTTCTTCAGGCTGCCCTTGTTCTTCCATGGTCGCGAGCCACTGTGAGAGCTCCTGCTGTTCAAGATACAACGATTCAAACTTCTCAAGGGCCTGGTGGAGGATCAACCCCACTGATCGATTACGTGCATTCAGACCACCGGAGAGGTTTTCAAGTTCCGTGTCGATCTGCGAGTAATTATGATCAAGATCCGGCTCGGCGGCATTGATGTTGCCTGATTTGAATGGTTTGATACGTTGTCGACAGCCATATACCTGCTGCCCGACATGGAGAAAAAAACGCTCTGTATATCCGGCAAGTTCTTTCAAACTTTATTCGAATTCACTTATTTTATCCAGGGTTTTCTGAATCGTCATAATCAGTCCCCTAACCTGATGCAGCCTTATCTTATGGTCGAGATGAGTAGATCTTGCATATTGAGGATACACATAATTACAAAATCAATACCAACTCGGTTGAACCCTTGTAAACTCCTGACAAGACATGATTTTTGTATTGAAGAGTAAAATATTAGACGCATTGCCCGCAACCCCAGGCTGCAGTTTCGCGGCATTGTACCAACAAACAAGCCATTATACCATTCAGAACCGGAACATTTACGCAGGCTCTTTTTCCCGGTGCTCACCAATCGGCAGGGCCATGGTTTTTCTGAGAAAACGTCAGAGCCAAGCTGACAAAATTCACCATGAAAAGGGATGATCCGGAACTCGGGAGCGATTCCCATCGGGTGGTTTGGGGTCAGATCTTCACATTTGACCTTTTGGATATAACATCTGTCAAATGTGAAGATCTGACCCCATTTTTACTCGTTTGCCAAACCACTCTGTTGAGCACTTCCAGGCATGATAATTACACCCCGCGCAGAGTTGTAACCGCCCATTCGGCCCTTGGATCCTCCAAATCAATCCTGGTGACACTGATATTCGATAGAATCTTGTCGTATTCTCTCTTTTTATGTTGATCCATCACAGGATCGGCATCAGAGGGCACCCACGGATGCAGGTAAACAACACTTTTCACATGGGCCTGGGCCAACTCCTTGGCACACCCGAAGCAAGGCTGCATTGTCGTATACAGCGTTGCGCCCTCTACCGCGATGCCGAAGCGGGCCGCTGACAGCAATGCATTCTGCTCGGCGTGAACGCAGATACAGAGATCATATCCCTGCCCGCTGGCGAACTGGCCACCGGGATTACTGCAACGCAGACAACCGCCATCGAGACAATTCTCCATCCCCTCCGGTACACCATTGTAACCGGTCGAGATCACCCGGTTCTCCTTAACAATCACCGCGCCAACGCGATTACCGGTACAATTGGCCTTTTCCCGAACAGCAAAGGCAATCCCCATGTAGTAGGTATCACGATCCGGCAACTCATTTGTCATGTCTTCATCCAATACTAAACAGCAGAGGCCGCCTCACCTGTCATACGAGATGCCCTGAAGTTGAATGTGAAGATCCCACAAAGAACGACCAGTCCCGCCAGATGGATCAACAAATCAGAGGGATACAGCAACGCAACCGCGCAGCCAAAAGTTATCAAACGCACAGGCAACTTCAGCGGCGCTTCCATGAAACCCTGGATCGCCGCGGTAAAAGCATACAACCCGAACATGGCGAAGAAGAAAATCATGAAAACTTCGTCCCAGGAACCACCGATAAAGGGGGTGTAAGCGAACAATAAGGGGACGATGTAAAGACCTTTGGCAACTTTCCATGACTGAAAGCCGGTTTCCATCGGCTTGGTACCTGCGATCGCAGCGCCAGTGAACGCAGCGAGAGCTACCGGCGGTGTGACATTGGAATCCTGGCTGAGCCAGAAGACAATCAAGTGAGCCGCCAGCAAGGCAAAGGTCATAGCGTCAGCACTGATGACCGCATCGCGAACCATGCCGGCCATATCGATCGGAATCGTATCGACAATCGCCTGTGCGGCAGCGGTTGTCATCGGACTACCTATCTCGGCGAATCTCTCCGGCACGGCGACCATAAAGAGCGCCTTTGCTGTTTCCGGAATGTGACCGCTCACCAACGCTTCGACCAACATATTATCCGCGATCAGAGCATGTAGCGCCGGCGCCGAGAGGGTTCCGAGAACGATATAGGCGGCCGTAACCGGCAACCCCATACCAAGCACCAGGGAAGCGAGAGCGATGAGCAGAATCGCTATAATCATGCTGTTGCCAGCCCACTCGGTAATCATCAGTGAGAAAGTATTGCCAACGCCGGCCGTGGCGATAACATTTACAATCAGGCCGACAGAGCAGAGCAGGATTGCCGTCATCACCATGTTTTTGACACCAATAGCCATCGCCTCAACGATCGCCCTGGGTCCCATCTTGTTGGCGGTAAGCCACGAAGTAACAACAACGGCAATAATACTGATGCCCGCAGCGTAGGTTGGAGTAAAGCCATAGATCAGAAGCCCGATCAAAATACCGATCGGCAGCAGGAAGACGATGCCGCCCTTCTTGAGGACCTCAATCGCCGAAACCTCCTCGCCATCAAGCGCATTCACATGATTCTTCTTGGCCTCGATACGTACGAAAAAGGCAACCGTAGCAAAGTAAAGGATTGCCGGGAGGATACTGACCAGAATGATGGTGTTGTAGGAGATTTGCGTATAGGTTGCCATAACGAAGGCACCGGCGCCCATAATCGGCGGCATCAGCTGCCCCCCTGTCGAGGCGGCAGCTTCAACTCCGGCCGCGAACCTGGCCGGGAAACCGGCCCGTTTCATCAACGGGATAGTGATGACACCGGTTGATGCCGTGTTGGCAACAGCCGAGCCTGAGATCGTCCCCATCAGCCCGGAAGCGAAGACCGCAACCAATCCCGGGCCACCAACCATTCGGCCGGCCACGGCTCTGGCCAGGTCGATAACAAACTCACCGGCCCCGGAACGGAGCAGAAAAGCGCCGAAAAGCAGAAACATGAAAACGTAAGTCGCAGAGATACTGGCAATAGTGCCGAAAATTGCATCATCGCCATATATACTGCGAAAAAGAATGGTCTCCAGACTGAGGCCGCTAAATTTAAAAACGCCATCGATCAGGCTGCCCCACCAGGCGATGTAAGACAAGGAAACAATAATCAGGAATGGGATAAACCACCCGGCCGCTCTGCGGGTAAACTCCAAGGCACAGAGAATGAGGATAATTCCGGCAACCCATTCAAGCGGACTCATGGTTACGCCCCGCGCATAGATCGCATCTTCACGGGCGATCAGGAAGATGGCCGAGCCGGCCGCAAGCAGTCCGAGCATTACATCGAGGGATTTCCACAGCATGTTCGGATCTTTTCGCAGCGGATAAACCAGCGACGCAACCAGGGCAAAGCCGGCAAAGTGCAAAGAGTTCTGCCAAAGACTGGGAAGGATGGTTACAACATTGAACCAGATATGCAGGACCGAGACGGCGACCCCCATTACCAATAGCAAACGACTCGGACGCAAATGACTTTCAGTCTCTTGATCTTCAGCTTCTTGTTCTGTTGGGTTCATCCAGAAATCTCCGGGATAAACTGCGGTCGTCCGTGTTAAGGGACGACCGCAGGGTGTAACTTAATATTCTATTTTGCCAGCAAACGCTCTGGAATTTTGATGCCAACTTCCTGATAGTATCTGGCTGCGCCCGGATGTAAAGGCATCGGCAGACCTGAAATTGCCTTTTCGATGGCCATCGCCTTGGTGGCCCCGTGAATCGCATTGAGAAAAGGCAGGTTTTCATAAATAGTTTTGGTGATCTGGTAGACAGCATCTTCGTCAACATCAGCCCGGACCGACAAGAAATTCGGCTGAGCGATGGTGTTGATATCCTTGGCCTGACCGGGATAAGTTCCCGCCGGAATAACGTAGCGTGTCCAGAGGTCGAGGCCGCCGTCGGCCTGCTTCAACTGCTTATCGGTAAAATCGAGAACGGCGATATCGCTGACCATATTGGCAACGGCCTTGGTAACGGCGCTGGCCGGAACGCCGGCGGGGATACCAAAACCGGAGATCTGGCCGTTTTGCAGGGCATCGGCCGAGGGGCCGTAACCGACATGGATCAAGTCATAGTCTTTTTCAATATCGACACCCAGGTTGCCAAGGATGACCGTGTTCGAGCCGAGAGTGCCGGAATTCTTCTTGCCCATCGACATCGCCTCACCCTTCATGCCGACCAGATCACTAACGGTGCCGGTTTTAGCAAACTTCTTCAGCACCGCGTAGTGTTCGACATTCTGCCAGAGCATGGTGACGGCACGCAGGTTTCTCTGCGGCCCGTCATTCTTGATCGGACCGGTGCCGTTCCATGCATAAGAACCGTAAAGGCCCTGGAGAATGGCAAATTGAACTTCATTGTCACGCAGCAACTTGACGTTCTCACCGGAACCTGCCGAGTTGATGGCCGACATGGCAATCTTCTGTTTCGGCTGAAGTTTGACCTTCACCAGCGTTGAGAGGGCTACACCCACCGGATAGTAGGTACCGCCGGTCGATGCGGTCGCCAGCAGGTAGTTGCGCTCTTCCGCCGCGCGAACGTCCGATGCTGCAAAGGGGGTGAGCATTATACTGAGGGCAACAATGGCTAACAGTGTTCTCTTTAAATTGAGCATTTGTTCCTCCTTGTACAGTTATGGTTAACAGTCTTATGAATTTACCATAAATTTAATGAAAGTGGCATACCAGGCAGGAAATATCTTTAATGAGTGGGGTCAGACCTTCACATTTGACAGAGCCAGAAAATAAGAAATGTCAAATGTGAAGATCTGACCCCTGATTGCATTGGAACTTTAATGGCTACTCATAATAAATTAATGATACATTATCGAGCAGGAGAGAGCATGACATGATCAACGATTTTCTTTTCGCGGTACATATCACCGCGCCGATCTTCTTCATCATCGGATTCGGCATATTTTTCAAGCGCCTGGGCTGGATCACTGACGAATTCGCCAGGATCGGCTCTGATCTCGTCTTCAAGGTCACCCTGCCTTGCCTGCTCTTCGTCAAGTTGGTCGACACCGATTTCGAGAATGGCATCCCGGTGCTTCTGATCACTTACGCCCTGATCGCCACGACCATTGTTTTTCTTCTGCTCGACAACGTTATCTGCAAGTCGATTGCTTCAGGCGCAGACCGGGGCGCTTTCGTCCAGGGAACGTTCCGGGGCAATATGGGCATCATCGGTCTGGCCTATTGCCTGAGTGCCTTCGGTGAGAGTGTGATCACCATCGCCTCGATCTACCTGGCGATCATGACCACACTCTACAATGTTCTCTCAATAATCACCCTGTCGCGCCATCAACAGCAGGAGAATACCCCGAACATGGGAGCCTACGTCATCAAGAGTGTGGCAAAGAACCCGCTGATTATTGCAATCGCGGCCGGGGTCAGTGTCGCCCTGATAAAAATGCCAGTGCCGGAGATCCTGCTTAGTACTGGAGAATATTTTGCCGGAATGACCCTGCCGCTTGCCCTGCTCTGTGCCGGCGCCTCGATCCGCCTGAAAGAATTTCAGTCATCACCGCTTCTGTACTGGGCGACCTGCGGCAAGCTCTTCTTTGTACCGCTGATTGTCACGGGAGGCGGGATAGCCATCGGTCTGCGTGGCGAAAGCCTTGGTGTCCTTTTCCTGATGAGCGCCTCGCCGACAGCTGCAGCAAGCTACCCGATGGCGCAGGCGTTGGGGGCAAACTACCATCTTGCTGCCGCCATTATCGCAGCAACCTCTCTGGCTTCTATCTGTTCATCTACTCTCGGAATCTTTTTGCTGCGGGTTTTTGACCTGATTTGACATTCTTAACATCTTGAACATAAGGGTGTTAAAGGGTCTCTTCACTCGGTCTGGGCGGCCGTTTACTTTTGTCTTGTTTCCTTGATTTAAACAATTGCGAAACCGCATCCCTCATAAAATTAATGGAATCGGCGCTTCCCCGCAAACTGAACCTGACAACCTTGAACCTGTCCGATTGCAACGGCAGAGCAAAACCGATTAAATTGCCCTTTTTCGCAGCTTTGTCGATCAGGTCAAAATCACTGAAGTAATATTGATATTTGTCGATTTTCGAAAGATATCCGCCACAGATAAATGAGGTATTGTATGCACCTTTGTCTGAATTTATCAGAACAGGGTATTCAGAATCTTTCTTGCAGGCTGTCTTCATGCCAATGAGATAAACACAATGTTCTGTTTCAATGAAACAGTACTGCCCAAAAACATTTCCAGTGTCACTTATTGTGGCTGCATAAATAAATCCTGCATCGGAGAAGTCGACCATCCAATCCTTAAATTGCTCACCCTCTGAATAGGAGAAGGAGCCGGTAAAGAAAACCATAAAAAACAAGCAGAGAATAATTCGCATAGATATCAACCTAATCCCATAAACCGGACTATTTCTTTTTGGTCTTCCTTCGAAGTGTCTTGATAAAGCCGTCATAATCTCCTTCAATAACCGAATTTTTCGGGATGATGTGGGCATTCGATGCCGAGGTATAGACATAGGTATGATCGTCTGAGGAAATAATTTTCTCGACCGACTTGAGCGCTATCCTGTTCTCCGTGGCCTCCGACTTAAGCATCAGCTCGTTGCCAACAATTTCCAGCTCTTGCTGGCCGAGCAACGCTTCATTCTGCGGTTCCGCATAAACCTTCCGGAGCTGCCGGGCCGTACTCCAGCGAAAGAATGCCGGCTGAAGAAAGTATATCGGAGTCGAAACGCAAAACGCGACAAAGCTGATAACGATGGCTGTCTTGGACGGCGTCGCCCGTTCGACAAACATGATCGCCGATACTGCGACCAGCGGCGTAAAAGCCCAGACCAGGCGCATGATTGACAGTTTGCGCTTCATTTCCGGAATCGAATCAATATGGTCCTGGTTAAATTTAACCGCATCTTCGAGCTTGAGAGAATAAATCAGTTTCATTGTTTCCCATCCTTAAAATTAAAAAGCAGTAAACAGGGGTTCTGGTTAAATAACTCTACTTAAGTGATTTGATTGCCGACGACAGGATGATCTTTCCCTGGGTGGCGTAAAATTCATGGTTTTTCTCGATATCCTTGATCGGGTAAAGGTAATTGACCATCAGACCGAATGATTGTTCCATCCCTTTTCCGGAAACATCTCCAAGCCAGTTCACCCGCTCAATCCGGGCGCCGTTGCCGAGATGGAAACGCTCGACCGGATCGATCGGCTGACCATCGTCGCGGGTGGTGTGGAAATAGTGATAGAGTAGCTTTTCGAGAATCGGTTTTAATACTGTCGACACGTTGTCGTCGTGCGCCCATTCATTCTGCTCAAGGAAATTAAGTAAATCAGGCTCTGCCGAACGGTTGATCGACAACTGGGCCAGTTCAAGCATGCCGTCGGCATCAATCAGACGGACCCTCTCCTCCTCATCAAGGCTGTTGAGCCAGCGCCTGAATCCCGGAATCGGCGACAGGGTCGCAAAGGTCTTGATATTGGGAAGCTCGGCCTTAAGCGATGCAACAACCCGCTTGATCAGGAAATTACCGAAACTGATCCCCTTGAGCCCTTGCTGGGCATTGGAGATCGAATAAAAGATAGCAGTATCCGCCTTCTCTGGATCAACATCCGGCGTACTTTCATCAAGTAAGGTCTGGACACTCTCGGCAATCCCGTTAGTCAGGGCTACTTCAACAAAAATCAGCGGCTCACCCGGCATGTTCGGATGGAAGAAAGCATAGCAACGGCGATCCAGGTGCAGGCGATGCCGTAAATCCTGCCATGAATTGATTTCATGCACCGCTTCGTACTCAACCAATTTTTCCAGAAGAGCCGCCGGTGACTGCCAGTCGACCTGACGCATTTTCAGCAAACCGACATCGAACCAGTTCGCCAGCAGGTGTCTCAATTCCCGGTCAAAAGGTTTCAGATCACTGTTCTCACGACAGAATCCAAGAAGATCACGCCGTAAATCGACCAGAAATTTGATGCCATTCGGCAGAGCACTGAACTGACTCAACAATTTCAGTCGGGGCGGTTCCAAAAGATCACGCATGGCCGCCTCGACCGAGCTATAATCGGCATCACTGGCGAGGTAGGCATGGCACTGTTTGCGCATTGCGGCGCGATCAAGCCCGTATTCGTTGGCCAGAATTTCGAGGAAACGGCGGCGGCCGGTTTGCGAAAGATGCTGGTAAAGTTCACCAATCTGCATGGCATGACTGCGCGCCGAAACTTCTCCGCCCCTGGCTCCGATCCAGTTATCGAGATGTCGCCTGAGGATCTCTTCGTCGCCGTTTGCAAGGTCGAGGTCAACGCGACTGTGGCGATCACCGAGCAGGCTACCGGTCAGATTCGACCAACTTCGCCCCAGATTTTTCAGACTGTATTTAAACATGGTTCTCCCCGGCCCGAATTTTCGGTTGCCTAAAGGTATCGTGACTAGAAAGAAACTTCCAGAAGATTTTCAGAAAGGTTTCCGGATGGGGAGCAGATGATTCAGACTCACCATTATTCAACAAAAAAAGGGAGCCGAAGCTCCCCTCTTTCGGTACTTATCCATGTTCAATCATCGAGGCTTCTTGTTTTGTTGATCATTTTATCCTTGTTGCTCGTTCCGGTTTCAATCGATTCGCCGAACAGGCCGATCGCATAGATGATGCAGGCCATGATCACCAGAAATATGACAAACTTGAAGCTCGCTTTCGGTTTTTGGTAAGCAATAACCACAAAGATTACCGCAATCACGACCACGACAATGGAATACTCATGATAAAACTCGACGGCATACATCCACATTGTTTCAAAATTCATATCACTTTACCTCGGCTGCGTTCGGAAAAAGAAGGCGAAATTGACATAAGCAAGCTCGGTATCGGCACTGAAGTGGCTGCTTTCCCAGGCAGTCCCATTCCAGTTCGGACCCCGGCCATGATACCCCATCATGATATAACCACCTTTGGCCGACATGCTCAGTCGGCCCGGGAAATTGAAGTTGACCCCGGCGGTCGCCCCGACCCCGAATCCGTACAGATCAAAATCACGGGCGGTTGCTCCTTCGAGGTCTCCCTCAATCAACTCCATGCGGATTTCCGGGCCGAACCAGAGCCTGATATTAGGAGCGACCAGACCACCGAAACCAAAATTGTGATTCATGACCAGGCCGTCAAGGTCGGCATCGACGCCGGCCCGATTATTGTAGTCTTCAATCTCGAGCATTGTTCGGCCAAGTTCAAGACGGTAATTGAACATCCTGTTCGTAGCGAGATTGGAGTCGACGACAAAGCCAAAATCGTGGTGTGTGCTGTCGATATCAAAATCATAATCGCCATCCCAGTCGCCATCAGTTACCTTGCCATCCTGGAAATACATCCCGATGCCGCCGGCAAAAACGGGGGTCGCGAGCAGTGACAGCAACAGGACGATCAGGCTGAAGCGGATCAGGTTAGTGATGTTCATATAAGCCTCCCCGGGCAAGAATGGTGAAAGTCATACCTCAGTGTCAGAATTTTGCACAGATCATGCCATAGATTAGAATATCATAAGGCAACAATCTCAATTGTCAGCGGAACCGGGTATGAGGTAGAGATAACAACGTCTGGATAAATTATAACAGCGACATACTGCCATAAAGCTGCCAGAATGAGTTACAACAAAAAAGTTTTTTTGCAACGTATTGGCTTGCATTGTAGATTATTAACAACAAATCCGTCCCCGGCAGACAGCTTCGGTTTCCGGAGACTCCTGTACGGTGACGCCAACAATCGGGAGAATATCATGCGACAATCGATCTTGGCGACTTTGCTAATCTTGTATGCAGCCACACCCCTTATGGCGACAGAAGTTCCGACCGTTGAACTCGGGCAGAAACTGTTTGAATCGACCCTGATCGGCAGCAACGGCAATAGCTGCTCGGGTTGTCATCCCGACGGTAAAGGCCTCGAAGAGATTGACGCCTACGATGACGGCATGCTCAAGGAGATGACTAATTTCTGTATCCGGGATGCGCTCAAAGGTGAAATGATGGATCTCGAGTCGACCGAAATAGAATCGTTTCTGCTCTACCTGCGCAAGCTGCACCGATCGATGCAACCGAAGCAATAGTGTTGATCGGGCATCATTAACATCCACAACCGCAATTATGGCAGGTTTTTCGATGCTCGGCATCCGGGACAATGGTTTCCGGGGCAAATGCCAGGCGCTTGACTCCGCGCCTGATATCTTCCGGCAAATCACATTCCGGCGACTCGCCAATCACATGACCGAGGCAGGGATTGCCGCCCTCCGATGAACGGAGGCGGATGCTGTTGAGGATGTCGCCATAGCCCTTTATTTCGACCGAGATGTCCTCTTCCCTGGAAAACCTGACAGCGACCCCCGCGTCAGCCAGTTCGGCACTGATCTCTTCGGCCAGGTCCGCAATCGTCGCGGCCTCGACGTTGTAGGTCCAGTCGCTGACAAAATCACGATGATAAAGAGCTATGGTAATAACTTTAGACATGTCAGGCCTGTTCGATCCAGGATGTATCGCCGCTCCCCTGCCTGAGGACTTCAATAGTGTCATTAACCAGAGAGATAACAGTTGAAGAGTCACCCATCATCACGCCGCCATCGACCACGAGGTCAATTGACTTACCGAAACGGGCTTCGATTTCATCCGGGTCATTGACCGGATCGTCACCGGAAGTATTGGCGCTGGTCGTCACGAGCGGATGCCCGAGTTCACGAACGATCGCCAGGGCGATTTCATTGTCAGGGATGCGGACTCCGACCGTCTTTTGATTGGTTGTCAGCAGTTTCGGAACCTGACGGGTCGCCTCGAGGACAAAGGTATACGGCCCGGGCAGGTGGCGTTTGAGGATCTTGTAGGCAAAGTTGCTGACCTGACAATAGCCGGAGATATCAGAAATGTCGGCGCAGATAAACGAAAAGGGCTTGCGGGCATCCCGCTTCTTGACCTGATAGATCCGTTTGACCCCCTTGCTGTTATAAATATCACATCCGAGGCCATAGATGGTGTCGGTCGGATAGACGATCACCCCGCCCTGGCGCAAGGTATCAACAATGCGGGTCACGAGACGCGGTTGCGGGTTGTCAGGATTGAGATGTAACAGCATCGGCTTGCCCCATCGGTCAGATTTAACAGTTGCAGCGGCAGAATAGCAAATTAGTTGATAAAAAGGAAGATGACTTGTGGTTATCCGCTACGGCCGGCTACAGCAAGTACACCAATCCATCGATCGACTTGAGGTTTCGATAGATCGTATACAGTTGTTCTTTCGATGTGAGGTGTGTCAGCGCTGAGACGCATGAATATTTACCACCTGAACTCAAACGAACGCGAATGGCATCATCGGGGCAGTTAGCGCTCCGGTTGACCGCCTCTTTGACCGCCAGGCGAAAAGCATCGCCTGCATTGCCCGGGCCGAAAGCCTTGAAGGTATAATCACAGGGAAATTCTATCTCGGGGACGGCTGAATCAGTCATTTTCCGGGTCCGTCAGTCCGGTTAACCCCGGTATGGCCAAAGCCGCCGCTGCCACGCGAGGAACTGTCCAGGGAATCGACAAGCATGAGTTCGGCCTGGGCGACCGGAGCGATCACCAGTTGGGCAATCCGATCTCCATGGTTGAAGAGAACCGGCTGTGAACCATGATTGATGGCGATAACCCCAATTTCACCACGATAGTCGGCATCGATGGTTCCGGGAGAATTGAGCATGGTGATCCCCTCACGCAAGGCCAGTCCCGACCGGGGTCGAACCTGACCTTCGTATCCGACCGGAATCGACAGGGCGATGCCGGTCGGGATCAGCGTCCGCTCTCCGGGCTGAAGTTCTACAGGTTGTTCGAGGGCGGCACAGAGGTCCATTCCGGCAGCATGTTGCGACATGTACCGGGGCAGTACCGCGTCTGTGCGTAATTTAACAATCGGAATTTCGATCATAACAAGCCCTTGTCCACTCAGTTTTTCACGGTTAGATCAATTGATGTCTTATCGATGCGACCGGCATCACCAAGCAGCTGCAGGGTCAGGTATTCATCCCTGAACAACTCATTTGCCAGGCGGCAGACCTGGTCGGCCGTTACTGATTCAAGCTGCGTCATCGCCTGTTCAATCGAAAGCTGGGTGCCGAGATAAAGTTCGTTCTTGGCAAGCCGGGTCATTCTGTTTTCAGTATTTTCGAGAGACAACAGGAGATTTCCCCGCAACTGTTCACGGGCGGCATTGAACTCGTAAGCCGGCACCGGTTCGCGGATCAGATTTTTCAATTCGGCGAGAATCAGATCAATAACATAGAGAGCCTGGTCCGGTGCGGTTGCGGCATAGACGATTTGAGCCCCTGTATCAGAATGGCAATTCAGGTAGCTGTATATCGAATAGGCAAGGCCCCTATCTTCACGAATCGATTGGAACAGGCGGGAGCTCATGCTTCCACCGAGGATTGTATTCAGGAAATAGAGGGCGTATCGATCCGGATCATTTTGCGGCAAGGCTTTGGTACCAAGGCAGATATGTATCTGTTCAAGCGATTTCTCGCGAACATCAATGCCGCCATGACAGACCGGTGATTCAATCGGGGAGCCGTGACCGGCTGCCGGTACGGACGAAAACTCACTTGCAACCTGATCGACAACTTTATCGTGTTCAAGCTTGCCGGCAGCAGTTATCAGCAGGTTCTCGCCACAATAACAGTCGGCAACGAACCTGAGCAGAGTATCCCGGTCAAAATGAGCAACCGTCTCAGCCGTCCCGAGGATCGGTCTTGCCAACGGATTGTTTTTCCAGAAAAGGCGGCCGAAAAGTTCATGGATCTGATCATCCGGAGTATCTTCGACCATGGCGATCTCATTGAGGATGATCCGCCTTTCCTTCTCAATTTCTTCAAGA
This window contains:
- a CDS encoding dUTP diphosphatase, whose protein sequence is MIEIPIVKLRTDAVLPRYMSQHAAGMDLCAALEQPVELQPGERTLIPTGIALSIPVGYEGQVRPRSGLALREGITMLNSPGTIDADYRGEIGVIAINHGSQPVLFNHGDRIAQLVIAPVAQAELMLVDSLDSSSRGSGGFGHTGVNRTDGPGK
- a CDS encoding peptidase M16; this translates as MIKQTVLDNGIRIITEQIPVAHSVSLGAWVATGSRHEDAALSGISHFAEHMFFKGTGHRTARMIAREIDAVGGMLNAFTSHEFCCYYAKMLSHNLPLATDLISDILLDSVFDLEEIEKERRIILNEIAMVEDTPDDQIHELFGRLFWKNNPLARPILGTAETVAHFDRDTLLRFVADCYCGENLLITAAGKLEHDKVVDQVASEFSSVPAAGHGSPIESPVCHGGIDVREKSLEQIHICLGTKALPQNDPDRYALYFLNTILGGSMSSRLFQSIREDRGLAYSIYSYLNCHSDTGAQIVYAATAPDQALYVIDLILAELKNLIREPVPAYEFNAAREQLRGNLLLSLENTENRMTRLAKNELYLGTQLSIEQAMTQLESVTADQVCRLANELFRDEYLTLQLLGDAGRIDKTSIDLTVKN